In Saccharolobus solfataricus, a genomic segment contains:
- a CDS encoding 4-hydroxyphenylacetate 3-hydroxylase family protein gives MRSRDDFLNSLKDGRSLYYRGKLVEDITAHHILKTAALHAAKLYDYADRVYEDNKMGKISKFFKIPLTSQDLLDRHKLIYDLTMYCNGIFNISQAIGSDAIFALMITAKQVDRKYGTDYSKRVEKYFERVAKEDLTLATAQTDVKGDRSKRPSEQVDPDMYVRIVDVKSDGIVVRGAKAHTTQSAVSDEIIVIPTRAMRDSDKDYAVAFAIPANTKGLKMYIRPIDEIEGNSSSVLSRKDYELETLTVFDDVFVPWDRVFLFREYDYAGTLAMLFATFHRFTALSYRSATMNLYLGASKVASQVNGIENEKHVRDDIVDIILYKEIMRSSAIAAAVYPVNMEGIAVPNPLFTNVGKLYSNMHFHDVVRDLIDIAGGIIATMPSQEDLESNEGKNIVKYLRGSVDGEERAKVLKLAKELGASTFTGYLLTGMIHAEGSMEASKIELFRSYNYKEAESLVKRILS, from the coding sequence ATGAGATCGAGAGATGATTTCCTAAATTCCTTGAAGGATGGAAGAAGTTTGTATTATAGGGGGAAATTAGTGGAAGACATAACAGCACATCATATTTTAAAGACAGCTGCATTACATGCAGCTAAGTTATATGACTACGCTGATAGAGTTTATGAGGATAATAAGATGGGAAAGATCAGCAAGTTCTTTAAAATACCGTTAACATCTCAGGATTTATTGGATAGACATAAACTAATTTACGATTTAACGATGTACTGCAACGGTATATTTAACATTTCGCAAGCTATAGGGAGCGATGCGATCTTTGCCCTTATGATCACGGCAAAACAAGTTGACAGAAAATACGGAACTGATTACTCCAAACGTGTTGAAAAATATTTTGAAAGGGTTGCTAAAGAAGATTTAACGCTAGCTACTGCCCAGACTGACGTTAAGGGAGATAGGAGTAAAAGGCCCTCTGAACAAGTTGACCCTGATATGTATGTTAGAATAGTTGATGTGAAAAGCGATGGAATAGTAGTCAGAGGAGCGAAGGCTCATACTACCCAATCTGCAGTATCTGATGAGATTATTGTTATACCAACTAGAGCAATGAGAGACAGCGATAAAGATTACGCGGTAGCTTTCGCGATTCCGGCTAATACTAAAGGTTTGAAGATGTATATTAGACCAATTGATGAAATTGAAGGTAATTCCTCCTCAGTTCTTAGCAGAAAAGATTATGAGTTGGAAACATTAACTGTATTCGATGACGTTTTCGTTCCTTGGGATAGGGTGTTTTTATTTAGAGAATACGATTACGCGGGAACTTTGGCAATGTTATTTGCGACTTTCCATAGGTTTACTGCATTATCATATAGATCAGCAACTATGAATCTGTATTTGGGAGCATCTAAAGTAGCATCTCAAGTAAATGGTATTGAAAACGAGAAGCATGTAAGAGACGACATTGTTGACATAATACTTTACAAGGAAATTATGAGAAGTAGCGCAATAGCCGCAGCTGTATATCCAGTAAACATGGAGGGTATAGCTGTGCCCAACCCACTTTTCACTAATGTCGGCAAATTATATTCCAATATGCATTTCCATGATGTTGTTAGAGATCTAATTGATATTGCTGGAGGCATAATAGCTACTATGCCATCTCAAGAAGATTTGGAAAGTAATGAGGGTAAGAATATAGTTAAATACTTGAGGGGCTCAGTTGATGGAGAGGAGAGAGCCAAGGTATTAAAACTAGCTAAGGAATTGGGAGCAAGCACGTTTACTGGATACTTGTTAACTGGTATGATTCACGCAGAAGGTTCAATGGAAGCTAGCAAAATAGAACTATTCAGAAGCTATAATTACAAGGAAGCGGAGAGCTTAGTTAAAAGGATCTTAAGCTGA
- a CDS encoding MFS transporter → MSSKLDEYLARIDRLPTWGLSYALLWAIGFSYFITLYDAVGNIGAALPYIPFINASQASLIASLGLFGYIPGSLGLGYLADRIGRRTVLIITVLLTAIGSLGMALSINFPMLAIFRFIEGAGIGGDLNLAMVYVSEFAPSAKRGKYANWIYLAGWIAVGVGATIAALLVTGLPSVGWRLAFGIAAIMAVAALVFRIRAPETVRFLVKKGRINEAESIVRIMEETAMKRARVQSLPEPKIINYSYQTTNPFSILAKRVFAKRLIGLILFWFFIYFVQYTFSTLWDYYGKFIGYSGAMFNQYVLFTGFAALGDTLMAFLLLTFIERTDRRMITQIGSIGWLVGMIVASYFAIHFNLLGMTLTLGLITNAIGGGMSYLAGYLMSSESFPTAARSTGFAITDGIGHIGGAIGPLLLFPLVVATGPINAWAIEAFPVVIAAVILWFTVPRTVGVRLEEINEIHLTPQQPQGGIIKSEK, encoded by the coding sequence ATGAGTAGTAAGTTAGATGAGTATCTGGCTAGAATAGATAGACTACCAACATGGGGATTATCATATGCGCTACTATGGGCTATAGGATTTAGCTACTTCATAACACTCTATGACGCTGTGGGAAATATAGGGGCAGCACTACCATATATACCTTTTATCAACGCATCTCAAGCTTCGCTAATAGCATCCCTAGGTCTCTTTGGGTATATTCCAGGTTCACTAGGATTAGGTTATTTAGCTGATAGAATAGGCAGAAGGACTGTGCTAATAATCACCGTCTTACTAACTGCAATAGGCAGTTTAGGAATGGCATTATCAATCAACTTCCCCATGCTCGCAATATTCAGATTCATTGAAGGAGCTGGAATAGGCGGAGACTTAAATTTAGCTATGGTTTATGTATCTGAATTTGCCCCAAGTGCTAAGAGAGGTAAATATGCGAACTGGATTTACTTAGCTGGATGGATAGCAGTTGGTGTCGGTGCAACAATTGCCGCATTACTTGTTACTGGTTTACCCTCTGTAGGATGGAGATTAGCCTTTGGAATAGCAGCCATAATGGCTGTTGCTGCATTAGTATTTAGAATTAGGGCTCCAGAGACTGTAAGATTCTTAGTTAAAAAGGGCAGGATAAACGAAGCTGAGAGTATCGTTAGAATAATGGAAGAGACTGCCATGAAGAGAGCTAGAGTTCAGTCGTTACCAGAACCTAAAATAATTAATTATTCGTATCAAACTACAAACCCATTTTCAATATTAGCCAAAAGAGTATTTGCAAAACGTTTAATAGGGCTCATATTGTTCTGGTTTTTCATATACTTTGTGCAGTATACATTTTCGACGTTATGGGATTACTACGGAAAGTTCATAGGTTACTCTGGGGCAATGTTTAATCAGTATGTTCTCTTTACAGGATTTGCAGCATTGGGAGATACTCTTATGGCATTTCTGCTATTAACCTTTATAGAGAGAACGGATAGAAGAATGATTACACAAATAGGCTCTATAGGTTGGTTAGTAGGTATGATAGTTGCATCGTATTTTGCTATACACTTTAACTTGCTAGGTATGACATTAACTTTAGGGCTTATTACAAATGCTATTGGAGGTGGGATGTCATACTTAGCTGGATATTTAATGAGTAGTGAGTCGTTCCCAACTGCAGCCAGATCTACCGGATTTGCTATTACCGATGGAATAGGGCATATTGGAGGAGCTATAGGCCCATTATTACTCTTCCCGTTAGTAGTAGCTACTGGACCAATAAACGCATGGGCTATTGAGGCATTCCCTGTGGTTATAGCTGCAGTGATCTTATGGTTTACTGTTCCTAGAACTGTGGGAGTAAGGTTAGAGGAGATAAACGAAATCCACCTAACTCCACAGCAACCTCAAGGAGGAATTATAAAAAGTGAGAAGTAA
- a CDS encoding TetR/AcrR family transcriptional regulator translates to MYRYPKTEKGKESLNKIINASLDLISEKGFLNTSISDITNKAGVAYGLFYFYFKSKHDILDELIRKFNTDMRYYLKVNTMGIRNRIEMEKEGLAKFLEWMSQNKKYYKVFVEAQVHRPEMYIWHFTKLAERYKIGLKEAMDRGEIVKVDPELLAYVLIGIGEMIGRRYILWTNQGLTKKQYNDLAILIENMLRPK, encoded by the coding sequence ATGTATAGGTACCCAAAAACTGAAAAGGGGAAGGAGTCATTAAATAAAATCATAAATGCATCGCTAGACTTAATTTCAGAAAAGGGCTTTTTGAATACTAGTATAAGTGATATAACCAATAAGGCTGGTGTTGCTTACGGTTTGTTCTATTTCTATTTCAAGAGTAAACATGACATATTAGATGAGTTAATTAGAAAATTTAACACCGATATGAGGTATTATTTAAAGGTAAATACGATGGGGATTCGAAATAGAATAGAAATGGAAAAGGAAGGTTTAGCCAAATTTTTGGAATGGATGAGCCAGAATAAGAAATACTATAAGGTATTCGTAGAAGCTCAAGTGCATAGGCCAGAAATGTATATATGGCATTTCACTAAATTGGCAGAGAGATATAAGATTGGACTAAAAGAGGCTATGGATAGGGGAGAAATAGTAAAAGTAGATCCAGAATTACTAGCTTACGTATTAATAGGAATTGGTGAAATGATAGGTAGAAGATATATCCTATGGACGAATCAAGGGTTAACCAAAAAACAATATAATGACTTGGCCATTCTTATAGAAAATATGCTGAGACCTAAGTAG
- a CDS encoding SCP2 sterol-binding domain-containing protein, which translates to MAEFLYPSREWAEEWCKLLNESKEYNDAGKGWVSPILFVVTDIPTQVLEHLGVKGTNTLAMKLYLNNGKCQGIEFFTDVTKADAPYVLEASYNSWKDIISGKLQVVSALLSGTIKLKKGSLFDLARYTTASVVMANVSNKINTKFLV; encoded by the coding sequence ATGGCTGAATTTTTATATCCTAGCAGGGAATGGGCAGAAGAATGGTGTAAATTACTAAATGAAAGCAAGGAATATAATGATGCAGGGAAAGGATGGGTATCGCCAATTTTATTCGTGGTAACCGACATTCCTACCCAAGTGTTAGAGCATTTAGGAGTAAAAGGTACTAACACCTTAGCAATGAAGCTATATCTAAATAATGGAAAATGTCAAGGTATTGAATTTTTCACAGATGTTACCAAGGCCGATGCACCATATGTACTTGAGGCAAGTTATAATTCTTGGAAAGATATAATAAGCGGTAAACTGCAAGTAGTCTCAGCCTTATTATCTGGTACAATAAAGCTTAAGAAAGGTAGTCTCTTCGATCTGGCAAGATATACTACTGCTTCAGTGGTTATGGCTAACGTCTCAAATAAAATAAATACGAAATTCCTTGTTTAG
- a CDS encoding thiolase family protein: MIVGFAGKLYKNYEKDGIELLKEVTDEALDIAGLNYADVDGIMANIGRGSFHGNRTYLNPPAQISEYFGIKPKIIEHVQYGGPSVLSMIYRAYKAIKAGDAETILCIQGGKISHLRDNHFQKTDIIDSPFDEYIKIYDQMSPISDYAMVAYRHSKLFGTTDEQRARIAVIQRYNASYNPKALFRNPITVEDVLKSRIVSYPLHLLEIVYPIDGFHVFVVSKRSSKSALRNIDILAYGEAHWPNPPAEWDDIIYTPTTESAKRASFDLNRVDAFQLYDSFTITVMLQMEDIGLVEKGKVGQFVESHDLSFKGDVPINTGGGSLNTGQPAYMSGGVILEEALLQLNDMANGHQVKGANVIFLNGIGWWSRRHSVTLVLGERK; this comes from the coding sequence ATGATTGTAGGATTTGCCGGAAAACTATATAAAAACTATGAGAAAGATGGTATAGAGTTATTGAAAGAGGTCACTGATGAGGCACTAGATATTGCTGGATTGAATTACGCTGACGTCGATGGGATAATGGCTAACATCGGAAGAGGCTCATTTCACGGTAATAGGACATATCTTAATCCTCCTGCCCAAATAAGTGAATATTTTGGAATAAAGCCGAAAATTATAGAACATGTCCAATACGGAGGACCTTCAGTATTGTCAATGATATATAGGGCTTACAAGGCAATCAAGGCGGGGGATGCGGAGACAATACTTTGCATACAAGGAGGGAAAATATCTCATTTAAGAGACAATCATTTCCAAAAAACAGATATAATTGATAGTCCCTTTGATGAGTACATTAAGATTTATGACCAGATGTCTCCAATATCTGATTACGCAATGGTTGCTTATAGACATTCTAAACTCTTCGGTACAACTGACGAACAAAGGGCACGTATTGCAGTGATCCAGAGATATAATGCAAGTTATAATCCTAAAGCTCTGTTCAGAAATCCTATTACAGTCGAAGATGTTTTGAAATCTAGGATAGTTTCTTATCCTTTACATCTTCTTGAAATAGTTTACCCTATAGACGGTTTTCACGTTTTTGTGGTAAGTAAAAGGAGTAGTAAGTCAGCCCTTAGAAATATTGACATTTTAGCGTATGGAGAGGCCCATTGGCCAAATCCACCAGCTGAATGGGATGATATAATTTATACTCCAACAACTGAAAGCGCAAAAAGGGCTTCATTTGACCTAAACCGGGTAGATGCCTTTCAACTCTACGACTCATTCACCATAACTGTGATGCTACAAATGGAGGACATAGGGTTAGTTGAGAAAGGTAAGGTTGGACAGTTCGTAGAATCTCATGATTTATCATTTAAGGGCGATGTTCCAATTAATACTGGGGGAGGTAGTTTAAATACTGGTCAGCCCGCATACATGAGTGGTGGTGTTATTTTAGAGGAGGCATTACTTCAATTAAACGATATGGCTAATGGTCATCAAGTTAAAGGTGCAAATGTTATATTTTTAAATGGAATTGGGTGGTGGAGTAGAAGGCACAGTGTAACTTTAGTATTGGGTGAGCGAAAATGA
- a CDS encoding Zn-ribbon domain-containing OB-fold protein, giving the protein MREEEIRELYFKYFDENKLPFIQCNKCGHKFYYPRVLCPKCGSSDIEVRFSKGLGKIFAMTKVYRKDGSYVIYGIVELEEGFRMYSNIIEESQADINRKVEVIFKEINGKKYPLFKTVTHLHNF; this is encoded by the coding sequence ATGAGGGAAGAAGAAATAAGAGAATTATATTTTAAGTATTTCGATGAGAATAAGTTACCGTTTATTCAGTGCAATAAATGTGGCCATAAGTTTTACTATCCAAGAGTACTTTGTCCTAAATGTGGTTCTTCAGATATTGAAGTTAGGTTTAGTAAAGGTTTAGGTAAAATATTTGCAATGACTAAAGTTTATAGAAAGGATGGTAGTTACGTTATTTATGGGATAGTTGAGCTTGAGGAAGGGTTTAGAATGTATTCCAATATAATTGAGGAAAGTCAAGCTGATATTAATAGGAAAGTTGAAGTAATATTTAAGGAGATTAACGGCAAGAAATATCCCCTGTTTAAGACTGTAACACATTTGCATAACTTTTAA
- a CDS encoding long-chain-fatty-acid--CoA ligase: MEIIKGFPSTMMDDYQLNVTQILEHAGKWIGEQEIISRKKDGTIFRYNYGEAFRRVKKLASSLKSLGVKVGDRVGVLEWNTHRFYELYFAIPATGAVMLELNPRLHPLQLAKIINHSKVSFLFLNEDFIPLVESISNNIPLVKKFILISDIEKTPQTNYYNYESLVEEGNEEYEIPMFDERTSCYAAYTTGTTGDPKGIYYSHRSIVLNTLVISRNITIDDTFMQLVPMFHVNGWLGFMAATLVGAKLVLPGRYTVDNPKPLVDLMINEKVTVTAGVPEVFSSILNYLRSMENKPLFVNSRILIGGSEPPLSLVIGLMEFGFQVGQGYGATETTPSVAGSVVKPRIREKYSDKDMLDLLRKQGIPTFGVDIRVIDPSTGKDVPHDGKTIGELWIRGPWIASAYYNDPRTVESFVGDGVDRWWRSGDLAVVDELGYIKIVDRIKDVIKSGGEWISTVDLENHLMAHPAVAEATVIGVPHPKWGERPLAFVVLRQGFENKVSKEELLGHLGQRFARWQLPDDIIFVKEIPKTSVGKFDKKVLREKYRDFFISSR; this comes from the coding sequence GTGGAGATAATAAAAGGTTTTCCTTCAACTATGATGGATGACTATCAACTAAACGTCACACAAATATTAGAACATGCAGGGAAATGGATTGGGGAGCAAGAAATAATCTCTAGGAAAAAGGATGGTACAATCTTTAGATACAATTATGGGGAAGCGTTTAGAAGAGTTAAGAAACTCGCAAGTTCTCTTAAATCTTTAGGTGTTAAAGTAGGTGATAGAGTAGGAGTACTAGAATGGAACACGCATAGGTTTTACGAATTATACTTCGCAATCCCTGCTACTGGTGCTGTAATGTTAGAGTTGAATCCTAGACTTCACCCACTTCAATTGGCAAAGATAATTAACCACTCTAAAGTATCATTTCTTTTCTTAAATGAGGACTTCATTCCTCTAGTTGAGAGTATATCAAACAATATACCATTAGTTAAGAAATTCATATTGATTTCCGATATCGAGAAAACACCCCAAACTAATTATTATAATTATGAGAGTCTAGTGGAGGAGGGCAATGAGGAATATGAGATACCAATGTTTGATGAGAGGACATCGTGCTACGCAGCATATACTACTGGTACAACTGGAGACCCTAAAGGCATATACTATTCACACAGGTCAATTGTATTAAATACATTGGTAATTTCACGTAATATTACAATAGATGATACTTTTATGCAGTTAGTACCCATGTTCCACGTAAATGGTTGGTTAGGATTTATGGCTGCTACGTTAGTGGGGGCGAAGTTAGTGTTACCGGGTAGATATACTGTTGATAATCCGAAACCTTTAGTTGACTTAATGATTAATGAGAAGGTTACCGTTACGGCTGGTGTTCCAGAGGTGTTTAGCTCTATCTTAAACTATTTAAGGAGTATGGAAAACAAACCACTATTTGTGAATTCTAGAATACTTATAGGAGGAAGTGAGCCTCCTCTGAGTCTGGTAATAGGTCTAATGGAGTTTGGATTTCAAGTTGGACAAGGATATGGCGCTACAGAAACCACTCCATCAGTTGCGGGTAGTGTTGTTAAACCCAGGATAAGAGAAAAATATTCTGACAAGGACATGTTGGATTTGCTGAGAAAACAAGGTATACCAACTTTTGGAGTTGACATAAGGGTTATTGATCCCTCAACCGGTAAAGACGTACCCCATGATGGTAAAACTATAGGAGAGTTATGGATCAGAGGACCATGGATTGCTTCCGCATACTATAATGATCCCAGAACTGTGGAATCTTTTGTTGGTGATGGTGTAGATAGGTGGTGGAGAAGTGGTGATCTAGCTGTAGTAGATGAACTAGGTTATATTAAAATAGTAGATAGAATAAAGGATGTTATAAAAAGCGGAGGAGAATGGATAAGTACAGTAGATTTAGAGAATCATTTAATGGCCCATCCCGCTGTGGCAGAGGCTACAGTTATAGGCGTTCCTCATCCCAAGTGGGGGGAGAGACCATTAGCTTTTGTTGTGTTAAGGCAAGGATTTGAAAATAAGGTTAGCAAGGAGGAACTATTGGGGCATTTAGGTCAGAGGTTTGCTAGATGGCAATTACCTGACGATATAATATTCGTTAAGGAGATTCCTAAGACTAGTGTAGGGAAATTCGATAAGAAGGTTTTAAGGGAAAAATATAGAGATTTCTTTATTAGCAGTAGATAA
- a CDS encoding acyl-CoA dehydrogenase family protein, whose product MSKNEDELEEYRIKVREWIRNNVPEEIRAKGDMAPPDVLREWQRRIYEAGYLGVSWPKEYGGWGENPIKEIIVREEFAKAGVPYATVGLGVSVVGPAIILNGTEEQKKKHIRRILTAEDVWCQGFSEPQAGSDLAGIKTKAEDKGEYFLVNGQKIWSSYAHLANYCLLLTRTGDVSERHKGLTMLIVDMKSEGIRVSPIKQITGRSEFNTVYFNNVKVPKENVVGKIGEGWKVAMSTLNYERLNIGTILFTVERLIRELSINNDQLFNTAEEIVALKSFYKRILERLKKGYIAGPEAAVIKLVASEAIQRVYENAMANMGIEGLVMEREPGFRPEIAYGFLASRSITIAGGTSEILRNLLGEVVLGLPKG is encoded by the coding sequence ATGAGTAAAAATGAGGATGAATTAGAAGAGTACAGAATAAAGGTGAGGGAGTGGATAAGGAATAATGTACCGGAGGAGATAAGGGCTAAAGGAGACATGGCCCCTCCAGATGTCTTAAGAGAGTGGCAGAGAAGAATATATGAGGCTGGATATTTGGGGGTATCTTGGCCAAAGGAATATGGGGGGTGGGGAGAGAATCCAATTAAGGAGATAATAGTTAGGGAAGAGTTCGCTAAAGCGGGAGTGCCTTATGCCACAGTTGGTTTAGGGGTATCGGTAGTCGGTCCTGCAATTATTCTTAACGGTACTGAAGAGCAGAAGAAGAAACATATAAGGAGAATATTAACAGCTGAGGACGTGTGGTGTCAAGGTTTCTCAGAACCACAAGCTGGATCAGATTTAGCGGGAATAAAGACAAAGGCCGAAGATAAGGGGGAGTACTTTCTAGTTAATGGACAGAAAATATGGAGCAGTTATGCACATTTGGCAAACTATTGCCTTCTCCTGACTAGAACCGGCGATGTATCGGAGAGACATAAGGGGCTTACCATGCTTATAGTTGATATGAAAAGCGAGGGAATAAGGGTAAGTCCAATCAAGCAAATTACTGGGAGATCAGAATTTAACACAGTGTATTTTAATAACGTAAAGGTTCCCAAGGAGAATGTGGTGGGTAAGATCGGTGAAGGTTGGAAAGTAGCGATGTCCACATTAAATTATGAGAGGCTTAACATAGGAACAATATTGTTTACAGTAGAGAGGCTCATTAGGGAATTATCTATCAATAACGATCAACTATTCAATACTGCAGAGGAAATTGTAGCGTTAAAGTCATTTTATAAGAGGATATTGGAAAGACTCAAGAAGGGGTATATTGCGGGTCCAGAAGCTGCAGTAATAAAGTTGGTAGCTTCAGAAGCCATACAGAGAGTTTACGAAAACGCAATGGCTAATATGGGGATAGAAGGACTAGTTATGGAGCGAGAACCTGGATTTAGGCCAGAAATAGCATATGGTTTCTTAGCCTCTAGGTCCATAACAATAGCTGGCGGTACTTCAGAGATATTAAGGAATTTATTGGGAGAGGTTGTTCTAGGATTGCCAAAAGGCTAA
- a CDS encoding 3-hydroxyacyl-CoA dehydrogenase/enoyl-CoA hydratase family protein, with product MKVEDIKKILVVGAGTMGHGIAEIAAISGYKVYLSDISQDILNNALERIRWSLSKLQERGQIKESVDTIMSRITTIVGLDKTVSDADFSIEASTERMDIKRQVFSKLDELLPPHAILATNTSSLPISKIAEATKRQDKVVGMHFFNPPVLMQLVEVMKGDKTSDETAKITYDLAKKFGKQPIMINKDVPGYVVNRILGQINIASCILVEKKVADYREVDAVARYKLGFPMGVFELIDYTGVDVAYYVSKSREELGIRDDIPICSLIEQKFKNNELGVKTGKGFYTYPAPGKYVKPELPKELADKLNPALILAGGVNEATRLLREGIASRDDIDLGVRLGLGLPKGIFQYADELGVDTVLKALEDLKALSGYNTFNPDPMITQMIRENKLGIKTGSGFYQYGKVEEKKMNTLIIRIEPPLAWIILNRPERLNALNPELVSELDKSLDELESRSDVRVVIITGNGRAFSAGADVSSFITLRPIDVIRLRTLRNVVNKIALYTKPIIAGINGFALGGGLELAMACDIRIASEVAQLGQPEINIGIIPGAGGTQRLPRLVGKGKAKLMIYTGDMVSAEDAYKMGLVDLVVPSNRFEEEVRRVALKIAEKSPISLLAAKLAIELGYESNIWTGQTLESTLFGLLFTTKDVEEGVKAFLEKRKPQFKGE from the coding sequence ATGAAAGTAGAAGATATTAAAAAGATTCTCGTAGTAGGAGCAGGAACAATGGGACACGGAATAGCTGAAATTGCTGCAATTTCTGGGTATAAGGTGTACTTAAGTGATATATCTCAAGATATATTAAACAATGCTTTGGAAAGAATAAGATGGAGTTTAAGTAAGTTACAAGAGAGAGGGCAGATAAAAGAAAGTGTTGATACCATAATGTCTAGAATAACCACTATAGTGGGATTAGATAAGACAGTAAGTGATGCTGACTTCTCTATAGAGGCTTCGACTGAAAGAATGGATATAAAAAGGCAAGTTTTCTCAAAACTTGACGAATTATTACCACCCCATGCAATATTAGCTACAAATACGAGTAGTCTACCAATATCTAAAATAGCTGAAGCTACTAAAAGACAAGATAAAGTTGTGGGAATGCACTTCTTCAACCCGCCAGTACTAATGCAACTTGTAGAAGTAATGAAAGGAGATAAAACTAGTGATGAGACTGCAAAAATAACTTATGATTTAGCCAAGAAGTTTGGCAAACAACCAATAATGATAAATAAGGATGTGCCAGGTTATGTCGTAAATAGAATATTAGGTCAAATAAATATCGCCTCATGCATATTAGTGGAGAAGAAAGTAGCAGACTACAGAGAAGTTGATGCAGTAGCTAGATACAAACTAGGGTTTCCAATGGGGGTATTTGAATTAATAGACTATACAGGGGTAGATGTTGCGTACTACGTTTCGAAGTCTAGAGAAGAACTAGGAATAAGAGATGATATACCGATATGCAGTCTGATAGAGCAAAAGTTTAAGAATAACGAACTAGGTGTGAAAACTGGTAAAGGTTTCTACACTTATCCAGCTCCAGGCAAATATGTTAAACCGGAATTGCCTAAGGAATTAGCTGATAAATTAAACCCAGCATTAATTTTAGCTGGAGGCGTAAATGAGGCTACTAGACTATTGAGAGAAGGAATAGCAAGTAGGGATGATATAGATTTAGGTGTGAGATTGGGATTAGGGCTTCCAAAGGGAATATTCCAATATGCGGATGAGTTAGGAGTTGATACAGTACTTAAGGCTTTGGAAGATCTAAAAGCGTTATCTGGTTATAACACCTTCAATCCAGATCCCATGATAACTCAAATGATAAGAGAGAATAAGTTAGGAATAAAGACGGGAAGTGGATTCTACCAGTATGGGAAGGTCGAGGAAAAGAAAATGAACACCCTTATCATACGTATTGAACCACCGCTAGCGTGGATCATACTAAATAGACCAGAACGATTGAACGCACTAAATCCAGAGTTAGTAAGTGAACTTGACAAGAGTCTAGATGAATTAGAAAGTAGAAGTGATGTAAGGGTAGTCATAATTACTGGTAACGGTAGGGCTTTCTCAGCTGGGGCAGACGTTAGCTCGTTCATTACGCTAAGACCAATAGACGTGATAAGGTTGAGGACTTTAAGAAATGTTGTGAACAAAATTGCTCTCTACACTAAGCCGATAATTGCGGGAATAAATGGGTTTGCATTAGGTGGTGGACTTGAGTTGGCCATGGCTTGTGATATAAGGATAGCTTCTGAGGTTGCACAACTAGGACAACCGGAAATCAATATAGGTATAATACCCGGAGCTGGGGGAACGCAGAGGCTACCCAGACTAGTTGGAAAAGGAAAGGCTAAGTTAATGATATATACCGGTGATATGGTTTCCGCTGAGGATGCGTATAAGATGGGATTAGTGGATTTAGTAGTTCCAAGTAATAGATTTGAGGAAGAAGTAAGAAGAGTAGCATTGAAAATAGCTGAAAAATCACCAATATCACTATTGGCAGCTAAATTAGCAATAGAGTTAGGATACGAATCTAATATCTGGACTGGACAAACTCTAGAGTCAACATTATTTGGGCTTTTATTCACAACTAAAGATGTAGAAGAAGGAGTGAAAGCTTTCTTAGAAAAAAGAAAACCCCAATTTAAAGGAGAATAA